Within the Bradyrhizobium ottawaense genome, the region GCTGGCAGAAGCCCAGGCCTGGATGATTAATGACGAGCCGCTGCTGAATGCCGGCAAACCGCTCGCAACCGGCCGCGTTCGCGAACTGGTCGATATCCTCTCTGAGCTTGAGCCGAGCGAGGATGAGGATGACAGGGGCGGCCCGGCGATCGGCAGCCCGACAATCGATCAGGCCTGACGGAACAGCAAACCCGCCTGGATGCACCCTGTGCTGACAGGATGCATCCAATCGCCTGATCGATTGCCTGACACTTGGCCTAACACTTGGCCTAGTTCAGCTTCCGTTTCGGGACCGGCGCCTCGAATGGCGCGATCTCGGCGGTTTGAGGCGCCTTGCCGTTGAAGGTCAACACGTTGCCCTCGGTAGAGATCACGACGCGATCGCCATCCTTGACCTCGCCGGCCAGGATCATCTCCGCCAGCGGATCCTGCAGGCTGCGCTGGATCACCCGCTTCAGGGGCCGGGCGCCATAGGCGGGATCCCAGCCCTTGGCCGCCAGCCAGTCGCGCGCCGCGGCATCGAGCGTGAGCACGATCTTGCGCTCTTCCAGCAGCTTCTGCAGGCGAGCGAACTGGATCTCGACGATCCGGCCCATCTCGCTCTTCTGCAGGCGATGGAACAGGATGATCTCGTCCACACGGTTGAGGAACTCGGGCCGGAAATGCGCACGCACCGTGCCCATCACCTGCTCGCGCACTTCGGAGGTGTCCTCGCCTTCCGGCTGGTTGACCAGGAACTCCGAACCGAGGTTCGAGGTCATGATGATCAGCGTGTTGCGGAAGTCGACGGTACGGCCCTGGCCATCGGTCAGGCGGCCGTCGTCGAGCACCTGCAGCAGCACGTTGAAGACATCGGGATGCGCTTTCTCGATCTCGTCGAACAGCACCACCTGATAGGGCCGCCGCCGCACCGCTTCGGTCAGCGCCCCGCCCTCGTCGTAGCCGACATAGCCCGGAGGCGCGCCGATCAGTCGCGATACCGAATGCTTCTCCATGTATTCGGACATGTCGAGGCGGACCATCGCGGTCTCGTCGTTGAACAGATATTCCGCCAGCGCTTTCGTCAGCTCGGTCTTGCCGACGCCGGTGGGTCCCAAGAACATGAACGAGCCCATCGGCCGGTTCGGGTCCTGCAGGCCGGCGCGCGAACGGCGCACGGCGGTCGCCACCGCGCGCACAGCCTCAGCCTGGCCGATCACGCGGTTGCCGAGACTGCCCTCCATTTTCAGGAGCTTGTCCTTTTCGCCTTCCAGCATCTTGTCGACGGGCACGCCGGTCCAGCGCGACACCACCTGCGCGATGTGGTTGGCGGTGACCGCCTCCTCCATCATTTCGCCGGGATTTTCTTTGGCCTCGGTATCGGCGAGCCTTTTTTCGAGCTCGGGAATCCGGCCATAGGCCAGCTCACCGGCGCGCTGGAATTCGCCGCGGCGCTGCGCGTTGGCGAGTTCGATCCGCAGGCCGTCGAGTTCGCTTTTCAGCTTCTGGGCGTTGGAGAGCTTGTTCTTCTCCGCGCTCCAGCGCGACGTCAGCGCCGCCGATTTCTCCTCGAGATCGACGAGCTCCTTCTGCAGCGTCTGCAAGCGGCTCTTCGAGCCGGCATCGGTTTCCTTCTTCAGCGCCTCCTGCTCGATCTTCAGCCGGATGATTTCCCGATCCATCGAATCGAGTTCTTCCGGCTTGGAATCGACCTGCATCTTCAGCCGCGCCGCCGCCTCGTCCATCAAATCGATGGCCTTGTCGGGCAGGAAACGGTCGGTGATGTAGCGGTTCGACAGCGTAGTCGCCGCCACCAACGCGGAGTCGGTGATGCGCACGCCGTGGTGCTGCTCGTATTTGTCTTTCAGGCCGCGCAGGATCGAGATGGTGTCCTCGACCGTGGGCTCAGAGACGAAGATCGGCTGGAACCGGCGCGCCAGAGCGGCGTCCTTTTCGACGTGCTTGCGATATTCGTCGAGCGTGGTGGCGCCGATGCAATGCAGTTCGCCGCGGGCCAGCGCCGGCTTCAGCAGGTTGGAGGCATCCATCGCGCCGTCGGCCTTGCCGGCGCCGATCAGCGTATGCATCTCGTCGATGAACAGGATGATGCTGCCTTCGGCCGAAGTGACCTCCTGCAGCACGGCCTTCAACCGCTCCTCGAACTCGCCGCGGTATTTGGCGCCCGCGATCAGCGCGCCCAGATCGAGCGACAGCAGCTTCTTGTCTTTCAGGCTTTCCGGCACGTCGCCGTTGAGGATCCGAAGCGCCAGACCCTCGACGATCGCGGTCTTGCCGACGCCGGGCTCGCCGATCAGCACGGGATTGTTCTTGGTGCGGCGGGAGAGCACCTGGATGGTGCGGCGGATTTCCTCGTCACGCCCGATCACGGGGTCGAGTTTGCCGTCGCGCGCGGCCTGGGTGAGATCGCGGGAATACTTCTTCAGCGCGTCATAGGCGTTTTCGGCGGTGGCGCTGTCCGCGGTGCGTCCCTTGCGCAGCGCCTCGATCGCCGCGTTGAGGTTCTGCGGCGTGACGCCGCCCTTGCTCAGGATGGCGCCGGCGTCGCTGCCCTTCTCGAGCGCAAGCCCGAGCAGCAGCCGCTCGACCGTGACAAAGCTGTCGCCGGCCTTTTCGGCGGCTTTTTCCGAAGCGTCGAAGGCGCGCGCCAGATCGGGGGCCAGATAGACCTGGCCCGCACCGCTTCCGGAGACTTTGGGCAGTTTGTTGAGCGCATCCTCGGTGGCTTTGAGGATGGCGCGGGAATTTCCGCCGGCGCGGTCGATCAGACCGCCGGCAAGCCCCTCGCTGTCGTCCAGCAGCACTTTCAGCATATGCAGCGTCGAGAACTGCTGGTGTCCGTCGCGCACCGCCAGCGATTGCGCAGACTGAATGAAACCGCGCGCCCGCTCGGTGTATTTTTCAATATTCATCGTTGATTTCCCTCGGCCTGCCACGACCACCCCTAAGGCATGATTGCGGCATCTTCATTGGGTTTCCGCGCGGCCGCGTTGACATTCCTCAACCGGCCGGCGGTCGTCGCCATCATTTTATAGGCTTGACGCAAATGTGGGCATCGGCGGCCGAAACGGAAGGGGCCGGCCTGCAATTTCGGGGCAGTGGCGGGGCTTGAGGGAATCCCCTACAAGGCCGAATGACCCCGTCCCCCTCGGCCAAGATCGCCGGTATCTACCGCTATCCCGTCAAAGGCCTCTCCCCGGAGCCGCTCGACCGCGCCGAGCTGCTCCCCGGCCAGACCCTGTCGGCCGACCGCCGCTACGCCATCGAGAACGGCCCCTCCGGCTTCGATCCGGCCGAGCCGAAATGGCTGTCAAAGCCGCATTTCCTGATGCTGCAGCGGGACGAATGGCTGGCGCCGCTGCGCACCCATTTCGACGATGCGAGCCACGTCCTGACCATCCGCCAGAACGGCGCGGTCGCGACCGAGGGCGATCTCGAAACATCCGAGGGCCGGACCGCGATCGAGCAGTTCTTTGCCAGCCGATATGCCGGCGAGATCAAGGGACCGCCCAGGATCCTGACCAGTCCGGGCCACAGCTTTTCGGATGTCGCCCGCAAGGTGGTCTCGATCATCAATCTGGGAAGCGTCCGCGCCATCGAGAGCATGGTCGACCACCCGGTCCACCCGCTTCGATTCCGGGCCAACCTCTATGTCGAGGGCTGGCCGGCCTGGCACGAATTCGAGCAACTCGACCGGACGCTCGCCATCGGCGACGTCAGGCTCAAGGTGGTCAAGCGCATCGTCAGATGCGCGGCGGTCAATGTCGATCCCGACACTGGCGCGCGCGACCTCTCGATTCCGAACACGCTGATGCGCCGCCTCGGCCACAACGATTGCGGGATCTATGCCGAGGTCATCTCCGGCGGCAGCATTGGCGCGGGCGATGCGATCGCGCCAACAGAGGAATAGAATTAGCCGCAATTCCGATATCGTCGTCGGGAGTGCGGGAACCGGGGTTGTCCATTGATCCAAGGCGCAATCCGTCTCCTGCCCGGCATGCTGCTCTGCGTAGCCGTAACCGTCGTTGCGATGCTGCTTGAAAGGGTGGAAGTCGAGTTTGCAGGCCAGCCTTATCTGGAAGCGCTGGTGATCGCGATCGTGCTTGGGGTCGTCATCCGAACGGCCTGGACACCCGGCCCGACCTGGAACGGCGGCATCCAGTTCAGCGCCAAGATCTTGCTGGAGGTCGCGGTAGTCCTGCTTGGCGCGTCCGTCAGCGCCAGCGCCGCGGCCGCGCTCGGGCCGGCCCTGATCCTGGGGATCGCCGGCATCGTGGTGGTCGCCATCGCGACCAGCTACGCGATCTGCCGCCTGCTCGGCCTGCCCTTGCGCATGTCTATTCTGGTGGCGTGCGGCAATTCGATCTGCGGCAACTCGGCAATCGCGGCGGTCGCGCCGATCATCGACGCCGACGGTGACGATGTGGCCTCCTCGATCGCGTTTACGGCCGTGCTCGGGGTTGTCGTTGTGCTGGGCCTGCCGTTTCTCGTTCCGCTGCTGAAGATGTCATTGACGCAATACGGCGTTCTGGCCGGCTTGACGGTCTATGCGGTGCCGCAGGTTCTGGCGGCTACCCTTCCGATCGGAGCGCTCAGCAATCAGGTCGGCACCGTGGTCAAGCTGGTCCGCGTGCTGATGCTAGGCCCGGTGGTGCTCGGCCTTTCCCTGATCAGCCGCCGCCTGCCACCCGAACCCCGGGCCGGCTCGAACGTGACCGAGAGCAGGATAGCCAGGCGCTCCGGCCCGGCGCTTCATGAGCTGGTTCCGTGGTTCATCCTCGGTTTTCTGATCGTCGCCGCGATCCGCTCTTTCGGCTTGATTCCGCAAGCCATGCTGGTGCCGCTGGCCACCACGGCCAGCCTTCTCACCACCGTGTCGATGGCCGCACTCGGATTGGGCGTGGATGTGCGGGTCGTGGCCAGCGCCGGTGTCCGCGTCACAGCCGCGGTCACCGCTTCGCTTGTCATCCTGGGCCTCATCAGCCTCGGCCTGATCCGCCTGCTGCAGATCGCCTGATCTAGCCCGTCGGCATGACGTAGGCGTAGATCCGGCCGCGCGAGATCGGCGCTTCCTTGACCCGGTTGCCGTTATTGCCCGAGATCATGATCGGATTTCCGGCCGCATCGATGCCGGTGATGATGCCGACATGGCCGCCGCCGCGCCGTCCCATCACAGCGATGGCGCCGACCTGCGGACCGGAGACGCGCTGGCCGTAATGCGCGAACGAACTCGCCATGTCGGAGCCGGTGCCGCGATAGCCGGAGTGCTGCAACACAAGATTCATGAACCGTGCGCACCACAGGCTGCCGCGGCCGGTCGGATTACCGCCGATGTAACGGCGCGCTTCCGCAACGACGTTCGACGAACCGAAGCTCGACGCCATCGCGCCTCCAGTCGGCGTCAGGGTTGAATTCGGATCAGCGCTTGCGTTCGGTGCGAAGCTTGCATTCGTGTTGGTAAAGCCCCCCGCCTGCATTTGCGCCATCCCGCGCTCCCAGCGCGAAGCTTCCGTCAGGTGCCGACGATGGATGTGGGCGTAATGCCGCCTCGCGTGATGGCCGGCGTGATAGGCGCGCGCATGTCGCCCAGCGCCATGATGAGATCGTGCGTGAGCCGGCGTGACGGATACGGCGATCGACGCCGAACACAGCGCCAGCGCCAGAACTCGAAGCGAGGCACGAAGCGATTGGCGAAACGCAAGCAACTGAACCATGGATTATCCTCTGTAGCACCCCACACCCCCGTCGCGTTCGTGCGAGACCAACGCGGCGGCGGTTTTGAAAGGCGGGGCGTGACGAGAGGAAGATTTCATGTGGCAGTGCGGAAACGATTTCGGGGTCATTCCGCGATGATTCAGTGGCCGGAAGCGATCGATGGTGCCGCATTGCCGCCGCGAGAATTAACTGCAAATCTGGGGCCGGCCAACGAGAGGAAATGCCAATGCCCCATGCCGTTACGAAAGATAATGTCCGCCTGTATTTCGAAGAGGCAGGAAGCGGATCCCCGATTATTTTCCTGCATGAATTCGCGGCCGACCATACCAACTGGGAACCGCAGATGCGCTACTTCTCGCGCGGCCACCGTTGCATCGCCTATTCGGCCCGCGGCTACACGCCCTCCGACGTGCCGCCGACATCGGACGTCTACACCTACCGGCATTTCTACACCGACGCGCTCGCCGTGCTCGACCACCTCGGCATCGCCAAGGCGCATTTCATCGGCCTGTCGATGGGCTCCTATTCGTCGCTTCAGGTCGGCCTCAACGCGCCGCAGCGCGCGCTGTCGATGATGCTGGCTGCAGTCGGCTCAGGCTCGAGCCTCGAGAAGCTCGAGGCCTTTCGCAAGCAGTGCCAGGCCAATGCCGAGCAGTACGAGACAATCGGTTCGGTCGAGGTCGCGAAAGCCACGCGCGAGGCGCCGAGCCGGATTCCGTTTCTGTTGAAGGACCCGCGCGGTCACGCCGATTTCTATGCGGCGCTGGCGCGGCACGACGCCAAGGGATCCGCGAATACCATGCGCAGCTTTCAGGGCGGCCGGCCCTCGATCTACACCATGACCGACGCGATCCGGAAGGTGCCGACGCCGGCGCTGATCCTGTGCGGCGACGAGGACGACAATTGCGTCGAGCCCAGCCTGTTCCTGAAGCAGCACCTGCCGGCCGCGGGGCTGTCGTTCTTCCCGAAGTCAGGTCATGTGCTCAATCTCGAGGAGCCCGCATTGTTCAACGAGATGGTCGAGCGTTTCATTGCGCTGGTCGAGGCCGGGAGGTGGCCGGTGCGTGATCCCCGCTCGATGATGGCGGGGTGATCGTCATTGCGAGCGAAGCGAAGCAATCCATCGCGCCCACGCAACAAGTGTGGATTGCTTCGTCGCTATCGCTCCTCGCAATGACGCGTCACTTCGTTTTTTCAGCCCTGGACAGCAAAAACACGCCCTGCTCGCCGAACATGTTCCAGACCCACCAGGGCAGGTTCAGCGGCACCGGCCGGCCGTAGAGATCGAGCGCCACCGCGCGTTCCATCTTGACGTTGATCTCGTCGCAGAGCTCGACGAAATCCTTGATGGTGCAGAAGTGGATGTTCGCCGTGTCGTACCAGGTCGCCGGCAGGTTCTCGGTGCGCGGCATGTGGCCGCCCACCAGCAACTGCAATCGCATCTTCCAGAAACCGAAATTCGGGAATGAGACGATGGCGCGCTGTCCGATCCGCAGCAGGTTTTCCAGTACCACCTTGGGCTGCCGTGTCGCCTGCAGCGTCTGCGACAGGATCACGTAGTCGAAGGCGTCGTCGGGATAGTTGACGAGATCGGTGTCGGCGTCGCCCTGCACCACCGCGAGCCCCTTGGCGACGCAGCGGTTGACGCCCTCGCGCGACAGCTCGATACCGCGGCCGTCGATGCCGCGGCTCTCGAGCAATTGCAGCAGTTCGCCCTCACCGCAGCCGACGTCGAGCACCTTTGAGCCGGGCTCGACCATTCCGGCAACCAGCAGATGATCGGTGCGGTATTTCCCGATGCGTTCGGGCGCGATGCCGCCGAGCGGCAAAGTCTGT harbors:
- a CDS encoding YeiH family protein; protein product: MLLCVAVTVVAMLLERVEVEFAGQPYLEALVIAIVLGVVIRTAWTPGPTWNGGIQFSAKILLEVAVVLLGASVSASAAAALGPALILGIAGIVVVAIATSYAICRLLGLPLRMSILVACGNSICGNSAIAAVAPIIDADGDDVASSIAFTAVLGVVVVLGLPFLVPLLKMSLTQYGVLAGLTVYAVPQVLAATLPIGALSNQVGTVVKLVRVLMLGPVVLGLSLISRRLPPEPRAGSNVTESRIARRSGPALHELVPWFILGFLIVAAIRSFGLIPQAMLVPLATTASLLTTVSMAALGLGVDVRVVASAGVRVTAAVTASLVILGLISLGLIRLLQIA
- the clpB gene encoding ATP-dependent chaperone ClpB produces the protein MNIEKYTERARGFIQSAQSLAVRDGHQQFSTLHMLKVLLDDSEGLAGGLIDRAGGNSRAILKATEDALNKLPKVSGSGAGQVYLAPDLARAFDASEKAAEKAGDSFVTVERLLLGLALEKGSDAGAILSKGGVTPQNLNAAIEALRKGRTADSATAENAYDALKKYSRDLTQAARDGKLDPVIGRDEEIRRTIQVLSRRTKNNPVLIGEPGVGKTAIVEGLALRILNGDVPESLKDKKLLSLDLGALIAGAKYRGEFEERLKAVLQEVTSAEGSIILFIDEMHTLIGAGKADGAMDASNLLKPALARGELHCIGATTLDEYRKHVEKDAALARRFQPIFVSEPTVEDTISILRGLKDKYEQHHGVRITDSALVAATTLSNRYITDRFLPDKAIDLMDEAAARLKMQVDSKPEELDSMDREIIRLKIEQEALKKETDAGSKSRLQTLQKELVDLEEKSAALTSRWSAEKNKLSNAQKLKSELDGLRIELANAQRRGEFQRAGELAYGRIPELEKRLADTEAKENPGEMMEEAVTANHIAQVVSRWTGVPVDKMLEGEKDKLLKMEGSLGNRVIGQAEAVRAVATAVRRSRAGLQDPNRPMGSFMFLGPTGVGKTELTKALAEYLFNDETAMVRLDMSEYMEKHSVSRLIGAPPGYVGYDEGGALTEAVRRRPYQVVLFDEIEKAHPDVFNVLLQVLDDGRLTDGQGRTVDFRNTLIIMTSNLGSEFLVNQPEGEDTSEVREQVMGTVRAHFRPEFLNRVDEIILFHRLQKSEMGRIVEIQFARLQKLLEERKIVLTLDAAARDWLAAKGWDPAYGARPLKRVIQRSLQDPLAEMILAGEVKDGDRVVISTEGNVLTFNGKAPQTAEIAPFEAPVPKRKLN
- the metW gene encoding methionine biosynthesis protein MetW translates to MALQEQTLPLGGIAPERIGKYRTDHLLVAGMVEPGSKVLDVGCGEGELLQLLESRGIDGRGIELSREGVNRCVAKGLAVVQGDADTDLVNYPDDAFDYVILSQTLQATRQPKVVLENLLRIGQRAIVSFPNFGFWKMRLQLLVGGHMPRTENLPATWYDTANIHFCTIKDFVELCDEINVKMERAVALDLYGRPVPLNLPWWVWNMFGEQGVFLLSRAEKTK
- a CDS encoding TIGR02594 family protein, with protein sequence MVQLLAFRQSLRASLRVLALALCSASIAVSVTPAHARSHHGAGRHARAYHAGHHARRHYAHIHRRHLTEASRWERGMAQMQAGGFTNTNASFAPNASADPNSTLTPTGGAMASSFGSSNVVAEARRYIGGNPTGRGSLWCARFMNLVLQHSGYRGTGSDMASSFAHYGQRVSGPQVGAIAVMGRRGGGHVGIITGIDAAGNPIMISGNNGNRVKEAPISRGRIYAYVMPTG
- a CDS encoding alpha/beta fold hydrolase — translated: MPHAVTKDNVRLYFEEAGSGSPIIFLHEFAADHTNWEPQMRYFSRGHRCIAYSARGYTPSDVPPTSDVYTYRHFYTDALAVLDHLGIAKAHFIGLSMGSYSSLQVGLNAPQRALSMMLAAVGSGSSLEKLEAFRKQCQANAEQYETIGSVEVAKATREAPSRIPFLLKDPRGHADFYAALARHDAKGSANTMRSFQGGRPSIYTMTDAIRKVPTPALILCGDEDDNCVEPSLFLKQHLPAAGLSFFPKSGHVLNLEEPALFNEMVERFIALVEAGRWPVRDPRSMMAG
- a CDS encoding MOSC domain-containing protein; its protein translation is MTPSPSAKIAGIYRYPVKGLSPEPLDRAELLPGQTLSADRRYAIENGPSGFDPAEPKWLSKPHFLMLQRDEWLAPLRTHFDDASHVLTIRQNGAVATEGDLETSEGRTAIEQFFASRYAGEIKGPPRILTSPGHSFSDVARKVVSIINLGSVRAIESMVDHPVHPLRFRANLYVEGWPAWHEFEQLDRTLAIGDVRLKVVKRIVRCAAVNVDPDTGARDLSIPNTLMRRLGHNDCGIYAEVISGGSIGAGDAIAPTEE